A stretch of the Planktothricoides raciborskii GIHE-MW2 genome encodes the following:
- the plsX gene encoding phosphate acyltransferase PlsX, with product MGSTSARIAVDAMGGDHAPAEIVAGAIRAQQELGVEVLLVGDRDQISLALKQHTNISPSQVQIIHAEEVVEMGEEPLTALKRKPKASIRVAMDLVKNNQADAVVSAGHSGAAMAAALLRLGRLPGIDRPAIGAVFPTAMLNKSVLILDVGANVDCRPKFLEQFAVMGSIYSQYVLGMSEPKVGLLNIGEEACKGNEQSLKTYQLLEQNSQITFIGNAEGRDVLTGKFDVIVCDGFVGNILLKFAEAVGEIVLQTLKEELSAGWQGKLGATLLKPSLRRFKQRVDHVEHGGGLLLGVAGVCIISHGSSQAPSIKSAIRLAKEAIDHQVLDRIKVWDQNPDPSEVSN from the coding sequence ATGGGATCGACTAGCGCAAGAATAGCAGTAGATGCGATGGGAGGGGATCATGCCCCTGCCGAAATCGTCGCTGGAGCTATTAGAGCCCAGCAAGAATTGGGCGTAGAGGTTTTGCTGGTCGGCGATCGCGATCAGATTTCCCTAGCGCTCAAGCAACATACCAATATATCTCCATCTCAAGTACAGATAATTCATGCTGAAGAAGTTGTGGAGATGGGTGAGGAGCCTTTGACCGCTTTAAAACGCAAGCCCAAGGCTTCAATTAGAGTGGCAATGGATTTAGTCAAAAATAACCAAGCGGATGCGGTTGTCTCTGCCGGACACTCTGGTGCGGCAATGGCAGCAGCATTGCTTAGGTTAGGACGTTTACCCGGAATCGATCGCCCGGCCATTGGCGCCGTTTTTCCTACGGCGATGTTGAATAAATCTGTACTGATTTTGGATGTGGGAGCTAATGTAGACTGCCGCCCGAAATTTTTAGAACAGTTCGCGGTGATGGGATCGATTTACAGCCAATATGTCTTAGGTATGTCCGAACCGAAAGTCGGACTGCTCAATATTGGCGAAGAAGCTTGTAAAGGAAATGAGCAGAGCCTGAAGACCTATCAACTCCTCGAACAAAACTCCCAAATTACCTTTATTGGTAATGCGGAAGGTCGGGATGTGCTGACAGGAAAATTTGATGTCATAGTCTGCGATGGCTTTGTCGGCAATATTTTGTTGAAATTCGCTGAAGCCGTGGGCGAAATTGTCCTGCAAACCCTAAAAGAAGAACTTTCCGCTGGCTGGCAAGGTAAGCTTGGAGCCACGCTTTTAAAACCTAGTTTAAGGCGATTTAAGCAAAGGGTGGATCATGTGGAACATGGGGGCGGCTTGTTGCTGGGTGTGGCTGGAGTTTGTATTATTAGCCACGGCAGTTCTCAAGCACCTTCTATCAAGAGTGCCATTCGTTTGGCCAAAGAAGCTATTGACCATCAAGTGTTAGACCGAATCAAGGTTTGGGATCAAAACCCCGACCCATCAGAGGTGAGCAATTAA
- a CDS encoding D-alanyl-D-alanine carboxypeptidase: MLELLSSGLISVWLELSGVQIRQQDAGELLVGSGIPGFVWDETKIGGVDSPTNATLEEYLKALEAKGVRRDNQGIWLQTTHGELLANHQGNIPRSAASITKVATSLAALSTWKLDHQFETLIAARGQVVGEVLEGDLVIVGGNDPLFVWEEAIALGNALNRLGIRRVTGNLVIAGDFLMNGEDNGQKSGELLKQALNAQLWSAEITDTYNLMSRNAQKKLAAPATPKPQVAIAGQVLVSKEPPTETTPLIRHYSLPLVELLKLMNIHSSNTMAEILADALGGVQVVRKIAAEAAGVPPEQIQLINGSGLGEENRISPRAACGLFMAIQNYLRRDAAKPGNATAPLTLADLFPIAGTDGGTMEDRNIPAGSVVKTGTLWNVSALAGVLPTRDRGLVWFAILNGGGDDIWGFRDRQDQLLHQFLKQWGISPEPFPQITRNYPSNRELIEIGAPSRNELLWQRS; encoded by the coding sequence ATGCTGGAGTTATTGAGTTCAGGTTTGATATCTGTATGGTTGGAGTTAAGCGGAGTTCAGATCCGTCAGCAGGATGCGGGGGAATTATTAGTCGGATCGGGAATTCCCGGTTTTGTCTGGGATGAAACAAAAATCGGAGGAGTGGATTCGCCCACGAATGCCACCTTAGAGGAATATCTCAAAGCATTGGAGGCGAAAGGGGTGCGGCGAGACAATCAAGGGATTTGGTTGCAGACCACTCACGGAGAGTTACTGGCTAATCATCAAGGGAATATTCCCCGGTCAGCAGCTTCGATTACTAAGGTGGCGACCTCTTTGGCGGCTTTGTCTACTTGGAAACTGGATCATCAGTTTGAAACCCTGATTGCCGCTAGGGGTCAGGTGGTGGGTGAGGTGTTAGAAGGGGATTTAGTGATTGTCGGTGGCAACGATCCTTTGTTTGTGTGGGAAGAGGCGATCGCTCTGGGGAATGCCCTCAACCGCTTGGGCATTCGGCGTGTCACCGGCAATTTGGTGATTGCAGGTGATTTTTTGATGAATGGCGAGGATAACGGGCAAAAAAGTGGGGAACTGCTGAAACAAGCATTGAACGCACAACTCTGGTCAGCAGAAATTACCGATACCTATAATCTGATGTCCCGAAATGCTCAAAAAAAACTGGCCGCCCCAGCTACACCCAAACCCCAAGTAGCGATCGCCGGTCAGGTGCTTGTGTCTAAAGAACCCCCGACCGAGACTACTCCCTTAATTCGTCATTATTCCCTGCCCCTGGTAGAACTATTAAAGTTAATGAACATCCACAGCAGTAATACGATGGCGGAGATATTAGCGGACGCCCTGGGGGGAGTGCAAGTAGTCAGAAAAATTGCCGCTGAAGCTGCGGGAGTGCCCCCAGAACAAATTCAACTGATTAACGGGTCTGGGTTGGGTGAAGAAAATCGGATTTCTCCTCGTGCGGCTTGTGGCTTATTTATGGCGATTCAGAATTATTTACGCCGGGATGCCGCCAAACCGGGGAACGCCACAGCGCCCCTGACTCTTGCGGACTTATTTCCCATTGCCGGAACTGATGGCGGCACGATGGAAGACCGCAATATTCCCGCTGGATCCGTGGTTAAAACCGGCACCCTCTGGAATGTGAGTGCCTTAGCCGGAGTTTTACCCACCCGCGATCGCGGTTTAGTCTGGTTTGCCATCCTTAACGGTGGGGGCGATGATATTTGGGGTTTTCGCGATCGACAAGACCAGTTATTACACCAATTCTTAAAACAATGGGGAATATCCCCGGAACCTTTCCCACAAATTACCCGCAATTATCCCAGCAATCGAGAATTGATTGAAATTGGCGCTCCGAGTCGTAATGAATTGTTGTGGCAAAGGTCTTGA
- a CDS encoding beta-ketoacyl-ACP synthase III — protein sequence MKQVFNSGGAGIAIIGSGSATPGVSLDNEALSQIVETSDEWITTRTGIQNRHIAQPADSLAQLGTEAAVEAIAMAGITPADIDLIILATSTGDDLFGSATTIQANLGATRAVAFDLTAACSGFLFGLVTGAQFIRTGAYQNVLLVGADILSRWVDWSDRTTCVLFGDGAGAVVMRASLDGDRLLGFELRSDGSQNQCLQLPYCSTPKTLVNDISVSQGTYQPIAMTGKEVYRFAVTQVPEVVEKALFRANLTVDQIDWLLLHQANQRILAAVAQRLNIPSDKVLTNLAAYGNTSAASIPLALDEAVRSGKVQPGDIIASAGFGAGLTWGAAIFQWG from the coding sequence TTGAAACAGGTATTTAATTCTGGAGGGGCAGGGATTGCAATTATCGGCAGCGGTTCAGCTACTCCAGGGGTTTCCTTGGATAATGAAGCCCTTTCACAGATAGTCGAAACTTCCGATGAGTGGATTACAACTCGCACCGGCATTCAAAACCGGCATATCGCTCAACCAGCAGATTCTCTGGCGCAGCTAGGAACCGAAGCGGCGGTTGAGGCGATCGCTATGGCCGGTATTACACCAGCAGACATCGATTTGATTATCTTAGCTACCTCCACAGGTGATGACCTATTTGGCAGTGCCACGACCATTCAAGCTAACCTCGGAGCGACGCGAGCGGTAGCTTTCGATTTGACCGCCGCTTGTTCGGGCTTTTTGTTTGGATTGGTGACAGGCGCCCAGTTCATTCGCACCGGCGCCTACCAAAATGTGCTTTTAGTAGGTGCAGATATTCTATCGCGCTGGGTCGATTGGTCAGATCGCACGACCTGTGTCCTGTTTGGGGATGGCGCCGGAGCCGTGGTGATGCGGGCATCTTTGGACGGCGATCGCTTGTTAGGATTTGAACTCCGCAGTGATGGCAGCCAAAATCAATGCCTGCAACTTCCCTACTGCTCAACCCCCAAAACTCTGGTCAATGACATTTCGGTCAGCCAAGGCACTTATCAGCCCATCGCGATGACGGGTAAAGAAGTTTATCGCTTTGCGGTGACGCAGGTGCCAGAAGTGGTGGAAAAAGCTCTGTTTAGGGCAAATTTAACCGTTGACCAAATCGACTGGCTGCTACTGCATCAAGCAAATCAGCGGATTCTGGCTGCTGTAGCCCAACGGTTAAATATTCCTAGCGATAAGGTATTGACAAATTTGGCAGCTTATGGTAACACATCGGCGGCTTCTATCCCCTTGGCACTGGATGAAGCGGTGCGATCAGGTAAAGTGCAACCCGGTGATATTATTGCCTCTGCTGGCTTTGGTGCCGGTTTAACCTGGGGTGCGGCGATCTTTCAGTGGGGTTGA
- the fabD gene encoding ACP S-malonyltransferase has protein sequence MTKTAWVFPGQGSQAIGMGVDLQELPQAQPFFKKAEDILGWSVLDICQSNEEKLSYTPYTQPCLYVVESILAQLMRDRGYQPQLVAGHSLGEYVALYVAGVFSFEDGLALVKQRSELMNTAPEGQMDALMGFQREELEQAIAQIPDVVIANDNSAVQVVVSGTPAAIQQLKASIKIKRAVTLKVSRAFHSPFMATAEAEYREVLASVPFTDAQVPVLSNVDPTPATKAEILKARLMAQMTGSVRWRETSLQLAAEGIEEAIEIGPGNALTGLIKRTCPDIALKNIHRVADLLPSLS, from the coding sequence ATGACTAAAACAGCATGGGTTTTTCCCGGACAAGGTTCTCAGGCGATCGGCATGGGAGTGGATCTCCAAGAATTGCCCCAAGCACAACCTTTCTTTAAAAAAGCTGAGGATATTCTAGGTTGGTCGGTTTTGGATATCTGCCAAAGTAATGAAGAAAAATTATCCTATACCCCATATACTCAACCTTGTTTGTATGTGGTTGAAAGCATTCTGGCACAGTTGATGCGCGATCGCGGATATCAGCCCCAGTTAGTCGCCGGTCACAGCTTGGGAGAATATGTAGCCCTGTATGTGGCTGGGGTCTTTTCCTTTGAAGATGGATTAGCCCTAGTCAAGCAGCGGTCGGAATTAATGAACACTGCTCCCGAAGGGCAAATGGATGCTCTGATGGGCTTTCAGCGGGAAGAACTGGAACAAGCGATTGCCCAAATTCCTGATGTGGTTATTGCTAATGACAATAGCGCCGTGCAAGTGGTGGTGTCCGGCACTCCTGCCGCGATCCAACAACTTAAAGCCAGTATTAAGATTAAGCGAGCGGTGACATTGAAGGTTTCCCGCGCTTTTCACTCCCCGTTTATGGCTACTGCGGAAGCGGAATACCGCGAAGTCTTGGCATCAGTGCCATTTACCGATGCTCAAGTGCCGGTGTTGTCTAATGTTGACCCCACCCCCGCGACCAAAGCCGAAATTTTAAAAGCCCGACTGATGGCCCAAATGACTGGTTCAGTCCGTTGGCGAGAAACTTCTCTCCAGTTGGCGGCAGAAGGCATTGAAGAGGCGATCGAAATTGGGCCGGGTAATGCCCTGACGGGTTTGATTAAGCGGACTTGTCCCGATATCGCTTTGAAGAATATTCACCGGGTGGCAGATTTATTGCCGAGCTTATCTTAA
- a CDS encoding Uma2 family endonuclease codes for MQIKQIKYPVEQSDPPLSARETLPTMYDLPSENPEEPGWPDEFHYLQSTVLSLTFHPKNYPLEQVFHAGNINLYYDVRHHSWYKRPDWFGVVGVSRLYDNRDLRLSYVMWQEMVAPTVVVELLSPGTETEDLGKRTRLVSEPPTKWEVYEQILKVPYYIVFDRYTDELKAFALMAGFYQELKLTEPKIWLPQLELGLGLWSGAYEGLNQVWLRWYDAQGSWILTPSEREALAVKQLEAERLRAEAERLRAEAERQRAEAAATRSQQLEELLRSHGIDPNSLNS; via the coding sequence ATGCAAATCAAACAAATAAAATATCCAGTTGAGCAAAGCGATCCGCCGCTTTCTGCCAGAGAAACTTTGCCCACTATGTACGATCTACCTAGCGAAAACCCGGAGGAACCTGGATGGCCTGACGAATTCCATTATCTTCAATCTACTGTACTCAGTCTAACTTTTCATCCGAAAAATTATCCCCTAGAACAAGTATTTCATGCTGGAAATATTAATCTCTATTATGATGTACGTCACCATTCTTGGTATAAACGACCGGACTGGTTTGGAGTAGTAGGAGTTTCTCGACTTTATGACAATCGGGATTTACGCTTAAGTTATGTGATGTGGCAAGAAATGGTTGCGCCCACAGTGGTGGTGGAATTATTGTCACCAGGGACAGAAACCGAAGACTTGGGTAAACGGACTCGGTTGGTTAGCGAACCGCCCACGAAATGGGAAGTTTATGAACAAATTTTGAAAGTTCCTTATTATATAGTGTTCGATCGCTATACCGATGAGTTAAAAGCATTTGCTTTAATGGCTGGTTTTTATCAGGAATTGAAATTAACCGAACCGAAAATTTGGCTGCCTCAATTAGAGTTGGGTTTGGGTTTGTGGTCTGGAGCTTATGAAGGACTAAATCAAGTTTGGTTACGTTGGTATGATGCTCAAGGAAGTTGGATTTTAACACCCAGTGAACGGGAAGCGCTTGCCGTGAAGCAACTTGAAGCGGAACGCCTTCGCGCTGAAGCGGAACGCCTTCGCGCTGAAGCGGAACGACAACGCGCTGAAGCCGCAGCTACGCGATCGCAACAGCTTGAGGAATTGCTGCGATCGCACGGGATCGATCCAAATAGTTTAAATAGTTAA
- a CDS encoding 1-acyl-sn-glycerol-3-phosphate acyltransferase: MSHDQPKSKFVGREPRSSLILYHLFKWSVVSPMLHIYFRGRIYGAEKVPQSGPLVVVSNHASDFDPPIVSNCMRRPVAFMAKEELFQVPVLKDAIRLYGAYPVKRGSADRSAMRSALSYLEQGWATGLFLQGTRTPDGRITDPKLGAALIAAKAKAPILPVSLWGTQAIVKKGSLLPKPVPVTIRIGELMEPPSSSDREELERVTNHCTEAINAMLDLGR, translated from the coding sequence ATGAGTCACGACCAGCCGAAATCCAAATTTGTAGGCCGCGAACCGCGATCTAGCTTAATCCTTTATCACTTATTTAAGTGGTCAGTGGTTAGCCCCATGCTGCATATCTATTTTCGGGGTCGCATTTATGGCGCCGAAAAAGTCCCGCAGTCCGGCCCTTTGGTGGTAGTCAGTAATCATGCCAGTGATTTTGATCCGCCGATTGTCTCTAACTGTATGCGGCGACCTGTGGCGTTTATGGCCAAAGAAGAGTTATTTCAGGTGCCGGTACTGAAAGATGCCATTCGCTTGTATGGAGCTTATCCAGTGAAACGCGGCTCCGCAGACCGCAGTGCGATGCGTTCGGCTTTATCATATCTGGAGCAAGGATGGGCAACGGGGCTATTTTTGCAAGGCACTCGCACCCCCGATGGTCGGATTACAGACCCCAAGCTGGGGGCGGCATTGATTGCGGCGAAAGCGAAAGCCCCCATCCTGCCGGTGAGTTTGTGGGGGACTCAAGCCATTGTGAAAAAGGGATCGCTTTTGCCCAAACCTGTACCCGTTACTATTAGAATTGGCGAACTTATGGAGCCACCGAGTTCGAGCGATCGCGAAGAATTAGAAAGAGTCACCAATCATTGCACTGAAGCTATTAATGCGATGCTTGATTTGGGACGATAA
- a CDS encoding triacylglycerol lipase, which yields MNSRNTQNPVLLVHGIWDKEKIFCRLCDYLQNQGWTLHTLNLRPNTGAAPLETLAQQVAAKVDRTFRPDDMFDLVGFSMGGLVTRYYVQRLGGVERVQRYITISAPHHGTITAYSLPLKGVMQMRPGSDFLQDLNGDAVEILSRLQFTSIWTPYDLMIVPASSSKMPVGEEIVLPVPVHRWMVSDRCCLETVAQVLSVERRSSGARDVSSIYA from the coding sequence ATGAATAGCCGCAATACTCAAAATCCTGTACTCTTGGTTCATGGGATTTGGGACAAAGAGAAAATTTTCTGCCGTCTATGTGATTATCTGCAAAATCAGGGTTGGACTTTGCATACCCTAAATCTCAGACCCAATACTGGGGCAGCCCCTCTGGAAACTTTGGCGCAACAGGTCGCAGCGAAAGTCGATCGCACCTTTAGACCTGATGATATGTTTGATTTAGTGGGTTTTAGTATGGGGGGACTCGTGACTCGCTACTATGTCCAAAGACTTGGGGGTGTGGAACGAGTGCAGCGATATATTACGATTTCTGCGCCTCATCATGGGACCATCACGGCTTATTCTCTGCCGTTGAAAGGGGTGATGCAAATGCGTCCTGGGAGTGATTTTCTGCAAGACTTGAATGGGGATGCGGTGGAAATTTTGAGCCGATTGCAGTTTACTTCGATCTGGACTCCTTACGATCTGATGATTGTGCCCGCGAGTAGTTCCAAAATGCCTGTGGGAGAAGAAATTGTGCTGCCTGTGCCAGTGCATCGTTGGATGGTGAGCGATCGCTGCTGTTTGGAAACCGTGGCTCAAGTGCTTTCGGTTGAGCGGCGCTCTAGCGGCGCACGAGATGTATCATCGATTTATGCCTAG
- a CDS encoding asparaginase — translation MTMAKTTKSTAIKVQLLREGIVESVHQVEAVVCDHRGRVLSVAGNAQTTAFVRSALKPFQALAVTSTGTLERYDLSDRDLAIICSSHKGSIEQSRQAFHILWCCELEPSALQCPIPPGKSSPLEHGCSGKHAGMLAVCQQRNWAINTYLQRNHPVQRLILSKIAELLRMPAEEFISAYDDCGAPTYLMELAQMATLYAQLTSGENLEMERIIRAMTIYAGLVSGEGEFDTELMQLTQGELVSKSGAEGIQCIGQARSGLGLAIKVLDGGKRAKRAVAIHLLKQLGWITPTIAETLSDKYINLTNFTRLDTFGELSMV, via the coding sequence ATGACTATGGCAAAAACGACAAAATCAACAGCAATTAAAGTTCAGCTATTGCGAGAAGGGATTGTCGAATCCGTTCATCAGGTTGAAGCCGTAGTTTGCGATCACCGAGGACGGGTGCTTTCCGTGGCAGGTAATGCTCAAACCACTGCCTTTGTTCGCTCCGCACTCAAACCATTTCAAGCCCTGGCAGTGACTTCTACCGGCACATTGGAACGCTATGACCTGAGCGATCGTGACTTAGCGATTATTTGTAGTTCTCACAAAGGTTCTATTGAGCAATCACGGCAAGCGTTTCATATCCTCTGGTGCTGCGAACTCGAACCCTCAGCCCTGCAATGTCCCATTCCTCCTGGGAAAAGTAGTCCCTTGGAACATGGTTGTTCTGGGAAACACGCGGGAATGTTAGCGGTTTGTCAGCAGCGTAATTGGGCAATTAACACTTATCTGCAACGCAATCATCCGGTGCAACGCTTGATATTAAGCAAAATTGCCGAACTGTTGCGGATGCCTGCGGAAGAGTTTATCTCCGCTTACGATGACTGCGGCGCCCCAACTTATCTGATGGAACTGGCACAAATGGCCACTTTATATGCTCAACTCACCTCTGGGGAAAATTTGGAGATGGAACGGATTATCCGCGCTATGACCATTTACGCCGGTTTAGTCTCTGGAGAGGGAGAATTTGACACAGAACTGATGCAGTTGACTCAAGGAGAATTGGTCAGCAAATCTGGGGCTGAAGGAATTCAATGTATTGGTCAAGCAAGATCGGGGCTGGGATTGGCAATTAAAGTCCTTGATGGCGGCAAACGCGCTAAACGAGCCGTGGCGATTCACTTGCTGAAACAGTTGGGCTGGATTACCCCAACGATCGCCGAAACTCTTTCGGACAAGTATATTAATCTGACCAATTTTACCCGGTTAGATACCTTTGGCGAATTGTCTATGGTCTAA
- a CDS encoding YdcF family protein, with protein sequence MALWLHYQPFKSPSPPEALLVLGGAIEREEFAAKFALEHPELEIWVSGGSNEEYAEWLFANEGIDLNRVHLDYQAVDTVTNFTTVVDQLKSQGVESVYLVTSDDHMLRARVIGEIVLGSRGIKFQPLPVPSGRSPEPIEKVIRDGVRSVLWVTTGYTGSSLANRKEPS encoded by the coding sequence ATGGCGTTATGGTTGCATTATCAACCCTTCAAAAGTCCCTCGCCTCCAGAAGCATTGTTAGTTTTGGGAGGGGCGATCGAACGGGAAGAATTTGCTGCTAAATTTGCCTTAGAACACCCAGAATTAGAGATTTGGGTTTCTGGAGGCAGTAATGAAGAATATGCCGAATGGCTGTTTGCCAACGAGGGAATCGATCTAAATCGAGTCCATCTAGATTATCAAGCGGTGGATACGGTGACAAACTTTACGACGGTGGTGGATCAACTCAAGTCCCAAGGGGTTGAATCGGTTTATTTGGTGACATCCGATGACCACATGTTGCGGGCACGAGTGATTGGGGAGATTGTTTTGGGGAGTCGAGGGATTAAATTTCAGCCCTTACCTGTTCCTTCGGGGCGATCGCCTGAACCCATAGAAAAAGTCATTCGGGATGGGGTGCGATCGGTGTTGTGGGTGACAACCGGATATACCGGATCGAGTTTGGCTAACCGCAAGGAACCAAGTTAA
- a CDS encoding DUF4157 domain-containing protein — protein MATGKQIQKKGSSHFTPTPVTGMFKPRPFAEPVQPETATPEVQTKVELGNIEGDRLAGMQISAPAPIQAKLTIGAPGDKYEQEADTIAETVMRMPAISAPAPVENPTAPSPFAQAKPISAAIFAQAKPISAAIFAQAKPISAAITPVEPVIQMQPQPSESLSEEAGENKKGFIQRRIKVQAAADGSLNAPNSLENQISQSKNSGSPLAPQIRAYMEPRFGADFSSVRVHTDSQAVQMNRDLGAQAFTHGNHIYYGSGKSPGNNHLTAHELTHTIQQNESSQVQRATEFLQRKAGDNPDSSVLAGCIHPYVVRQIIQWLENRKAAQQRQYKTFVLFFLNQSDEVQERTIVNIVLNDKQKKQAQQKPKGEYIITEFNSDVKNKFKKDAWFGLKKNASEIDWDAFTEAARQAGANTDIWKNYDFDSVEASQSKEVLKNTALEVTGLSAFDKDLQTSDRFAGGASLAGNISIAVGSLTKAISDEVAKAALMPTGIVTGAMDVVTGGVNAYTNTKQANQSRELQNSEDKKIAEAARVNKRNQMALRTDNIGLAAQGAIAVTLTAVGLATMTFPIITAVGLMVLAGRKIYAYLKNQANKEKFADEVLQIQDIKDKQERYNKREHLLHSNGYASVDGLYKDFVNMVSADLYLRGVIRGEEEPVQLINSLGLKIDRKKAPPTPTEKVIASKYGV, from the coding sequence ATGGCAACCGGAAAGCAGATTCAGAAAAAAGGATCGTCCCATTTCACCCCAACTCCCGTAACGGGAATGTTTAAGCCGCGTCCCTTTGCGGAACCCGTGCAACCGGAAACCGCAACACCGGAAGTACAGACTAAAGTCGAGTTAGGAAATATAGAAGGCGATCGCCTTGCGGGGATGCAAATTTCTGCCCCGGCACCCATTCAGGCAAAACTGACCATTGGGGCACCGGGGGATAAATATGAACAAGAAGCGGACACCATTGCCGAAACGGTGATGAGAATGCCTGCGATATCTGCTCCGGCGCCCGTGGAAAATCCCACAGCCCCAAGCCCTTTTGCTCAAGCTAAACCCATTTCTGCGGCTATCTTTGCTCAAGCTAAACCCATTTCTGCGGCTATCTTTGCTCAAGCTAAACCCATTTCTGCGGCTATTACTCCAGTAGAACCTGTTATTCAAATGCAGCCACAACCCTCTGAGTCACTATCAGAAGAAGCAGGGGAAAATAAAAAAGGTTTTATTCAACGTCGGATTAAAGTCCAGGCAGCCGCAGATGGTAGCCTTAATGCTCCAAATTCTCTGGAAAATCAAATCAGTCAAAGCAAAAACTCTGGCAGTCCTTTAGCCCCGCAAATTCGTGCCTACATGGAACCGCGTTTTGGGGCAGATTTTAGCAGTGTGCGCGTACATACGGATAGCCAAGCGGTACAAATGAACCGAGATTTGGGCGCACAGGCATTTACCCACGGCAATCATATTTATTATGGTTCGGGGAAATCTCCCGGTAATAATCATTTGACTGCCCATGAGTTGACCCACACTATTCAGCAAAATGAAAGTTCTCAGGTTCAACGCGCAACAGAGTTTTTGCAGAGAAAAGCTGGAGATAATCCTGACAGCAGCGTTCTCGCAGGGTGTATCCATCCTTATGTTGTTCGTCAGATTATACAATGGTTGGAAAATAGAAAAGCAGCACAACAGCGTCAATATAAGACATTCGTATTATTTTTTCTCAACCAAAGTGATGAAGTTCAAGAGAGAACAATTGTTAATATTGTTCTTAATGATAAGCAAAAAAAACAGGCTCAACAGAAGCCAAAAGGCGAATATATCATCACAGAATTTAATAGTGATGTTAAAAATAAATTCAAAAAAGACGCTTGGTTTGGTCTAAAGAAGAATGCCAGCGAAATCGATTGGGATGCTTTTACTGAGGCGGCTCGACAGGCGGGGGCAAACACAGATATCTGGAAAAATTACGATTTTGACTCAGTAGAAGCATCCCAATCGAAAGAAGTCTTAAAAAATACAGCATTAGAAGTCACGGGCTTATCTGCGTTTGATAAAGACTTGCAAACTAGCGATCGCTTTGCCGGTGGTGCAAGCCTCGCAGGGAACATTTCAATAGCCGTTGGTTCGTTGACCAAAGCTATCAGTGACGAAGTTGCCAAAGCGGCTTTGATGCCCACGGGGATTGTCACCGGAGCAATGGATGTTGTTACGGGCGGTGTTAATGCATATACAAATACGAAACAGGCTAACCAATCCCGTGAATTGCAAAATAGTGAAGACAAAAAAATTGCGGAGGCAGCACGAGTCAATAAGCGTAATCAAATGGCACTTCGAACCGATAATATCGGGTTAGCGGCTCAAGGTGCGATCGCTGTGACTTTAACCGCTGTTGGTTTAGCCACCATGACCTTCCCAATTATCACAGCGGTGGGGTTAATGGTTTTAGCAGGTCGCAAAATATATGCGTACTTGAAAAATCAAGCTAATAAGGAAAAATTTGCCGATGAAGTTTTGCAAATCCAAGATATCAAAGATAAGCAGGAGCGGTATAACAAAAGAGAACACTTACTACATTCAAACGGCTACGCTAGTGTTGACGGACTCTACAAAGATTTTGTAAACATGGTATCTGCGGATCTCTATTTACGAGGTGTTATTCGTGGGGAAGAAGAACCTGTTCAGTTGATTAATTCGCTGGGTCTGAAGATAGATCGCAAGAAAGCTCCACCTACACCCACAGAGAAAGTAATAGCCAGTAAGTATGGAGTTTAA